The window GCGTTCGGCAGCATGGACGCCATCCGGCAGGCCTCCGAGGAGGAGCTTGCGCACGTCGACGGCGTCGGGCCGGTGATCGCGGCCGCTCTGACCGAATGGTTCACCGAGGACTGGCACCGCGAGATCGTGGACGGCTGGGCGGCCGACGGCGTCCGGATGCAGGACGAACGCGACGAGTCCAGGCCACGGACGCTGGAGGGCCTGACAATCGTGGTGACCGGGAGCCTGGAGGGTTTCAGCCGGGACGAGGCGAAGGAAGCCATCCTGATCCGCGGCGGCAAGGCTGCCGGCTCCGTGTCGAAGAAAACTGATTTCCTGGTGGCCGGCGACAACGCAGGCACCAAACTGGACAAGGCCGAACAGCTCGGCGTGCCGGTCCTGGATGAGGACGGCTTCCGCGCCCTCCTCGCCGACGGCCCGGCGGCCCCTGCCGGGGACCCTGGGGCCGCCGCCGGCGCAGCTGCCGGGGACCCCGCCGGCAGCGGCGAAGGCGACGGTGCCCGCGAGGACGCCGAAGAAAACCATCAGGAGGTGGTCCCCGAGTGAGTGCCGCACACCCGGCCGGGTCCGGCGACCGTCCGGCCGCGTTGCTGGACCTCGCGCAGCGGGCGGCAGCCGCCGGGGCCCACGTCCTGGCCGGCCGGAACGCAGCCGGCCTGGACGTCAGCAACAAGGGCGACTCCGGGGACTGGGTGACCGCCTTCGACCTCGCCGCGGAAACCGCCGTCCGGGACGTCATCACCGCGGCGCGGCCGTTCGACACCATCACCGGGGAGGAAGGCGGCACCGTCCTGCCCGCTTCGCCCAGCGGCTACCGCTGGTCCGTTGACCCTCTCGACGGCACCACCAACTTCATCCGCAACATCGTGTACTACGCCACGTCGGTGGCCGTCGCGGACCCCGACGGCGTCTGGCTGGCCGGCGTCGTGAACGCTCCGGCCCTGGGCCGGACGTACTATGCCCTCCGTGGCCAGGGCGCGTGGCTGAAGGAGGCCGGCAGGCTGACGCAGCTGTCCGGTCCGGTCGCCGGGCGCACCGGACAGATCCTGGCTACCGGATTCAGTTACCACCCCGGCGTCCGGGCCGAACAGGCGGCCGGTCTGGGCAGCATCATGGACGGCTTCGCCGACGTCCGCCGCCTCGGCTCAGCCGCCCTGGACCTCTGCCTCGTCGCGGACGGCACCCATGATGCCTACGGTGAACGCGGCCTGAACGAACACGACTTCGCCGCGGGAGCCTTGATCGCCGAGGAGGCCGGGTGCTGGGTCCGCCGCCCCCGGCTGACCAGCCCGCTCGCCGGCGGACCCTCCGACGACGAACGCCTCGCCGCCTGGACCTGCGCCGGGACCTTGGAGCTCGCCGGCAAATTCCCGCTGTAACCGGCTGCGGCAGACGCTGTTTTGATAGTTCAATCACAGAAAACCGGTGTCCGGGGACCGGAGTGGCGCACCCGCCCGTAGCATGGACACGTGCATTCCCAGATCCTCATCCGTTCCGCGGTTCCCGCCGACTACGACGCCATCGCGCGCATCACCACAGATGCCTACTTGGCCGCAGGCTATTTCGAGAGCGCAGACCACCCGTACATGCGCCAAATCCAGGACGTCTCCCGGCGGGCCGCTCACGCCACCATCTGGGTAGCCGAACGCGCCGGGCGCGTTGTGGGCTCCGTGACGCTGGCCGTCGCCGGCGAACCCTACGCGGACATTGCCCTGAGCGATGAGCTGGAATTCCGGATGCTCGTGGTGGACCCCGCCGTCCAGCGCAGCGGGGCGGGCAAGGCCATGGTCCACGCCATCCTCGACCATGCCCGGGTGTTGCCGGGAATCAACGCCGTGGCCCTGACCACCGGCCTGACCTGGGAAAGCGCCCATGGGCTGTACCTCAAAACCGGTTTCCAACGGGCACCGGATCGCGACTGGATCGTGCCGGACACGGACATCAAGTTGCTCGTCTACCGCCAGGAGCTCGCAGGCGGAACGGCAAGTGCCGGGGAGGGCCGCTGATGCGTTGGGGTAGGGTTTGGGTTCATCGAAGCATGTTGGCGCGCACGTAATCTGGAGGAACCATGGCAGCGCACATCCCCGATTCACTCGACGGGAAGCTCCTCGGCCTCTACCTTTCGGACCACCTGACCGGCTCCACCGCCGGCGTATCCCGGATCCAGCGCATGGCGGCGGCCTTTGCCGACACCCCGGTGTCGGCCGACATTTCCCGCGTCAGCGAGGAGATCACCCGGGAGCGGGCCGAGCTTCGCGCCCTGATCCGCCAGTTGGGCCTGCGGCAGCGGCCGCACCGCCAGGCGGCTGCGTGGGTGGCCGAGCACGTCGGCCGGCTCAAGCTCAACGGGCGCATCGTGCGCCGGTCCCCGATGACCATGGTGCTGGAGGCGGAGTTGATGCGCGCAGCGGTGCTGGGTAAGCTCGGCGGCTGGCAGACCCTGACGGAACTGGCACCCGAGCTGGGGCTGGACCCCGCCCAGTTCACCGCGCTCGCGGACGACGCCCGGTCCCAGATTGAGGCCCTCAGCCGCGTTCACGAGCACGCCCGCAGCAACGCCTTCCGCAAGAGCGGGGATATCAGCAACTGACAGCGTTGCCGGGCCGCATCAGGTACCGGTGCCGGGCGGGAGTCCGTAACGGTGCTCCGGCCGCCCGGTGCTGCCGTACCGCAGCTGGATGTCGACGGCGCCGTCGTCCGCGAGCGCTGACAGGTACCGCTGGGCGGTGGCCCGGGACACTCCCACCCGGGCGGCGACCTCGGCCGCCGAATACTGCTCATCCGGTTCGAGCGATTCCAGGACGGCCGCTTCCGTGGCGGACCGCGGTTTGGCCGTGACCGGGACGTCCCCCGGAATGAGCGCGCGCTTGGCCCGCTCCACCGTGTCCTGGGTGGCGTTCCCCGGCTGGGCCAGGATCCGCCGGTATCGTGCGTAGGAGCGCAGCTGCCGGGAGAGGGATTCGGCCGTGAACGGCTTCAGCAAGTAGCCCAGTGCGCCGCGCCGGAACGCGACCCGGAGCGAGGCAGTATCCGAGGCGGCGCTGAGGATCATGGTGTCCACGTCCAGCTGGTGGAGCAAATCCAGGCCGGAAGCGTCGGGCAGGTAGACATCCAGCAGCACCAGGTCCGGGCGCAGGCTATGGATGGCCTGCAGTGCCTGTGACGCCGAACCGGCGGGCGCCAGCGCCAGGAACCCTGCCACGGAATCCACATAGGCTGCATGCAGCTTGGCGACATGGAAGTCGTCGTCCACAATCAACACCCGGAAATCCTCAGACATCGTTGTCCTTTTCGTTGAATTGGATGGTTCCCGGCAGCGTCGCCATGAACACCGCCCCGGGTCCTCCCGCTGAACCGCGGTCCAGGACCCGCACGTCCCCGCCGCGGCGGCGCGCCAGCTGGCGGGCCAGGGCGAGGCCGAGCCCCTGCCCGGCACCCGCCCGGGCCGGGCGTTTTGCGGTGCTGAATCCCTCGGCAAACACCGCGTCGTCGCCCACTGCACGGTCGTCCACTGCCCGGTCGCCGGGCGCGTCGGGCAGCCCGTCGCCGGAATCGCCGACGACGATCAGCAGCGTGCCGCCGCCGGCGCCGGGCTCGTCGAGTACCTCCACCTCCACCCAGCGCTCCGGCGCCGAGCCGCCGACGGCGGCGTTCACGGCGTTGTCGATCAGGTTCCCCAGGACCGTGGTGACTTCCTGCGGTTCGGTGACCTGGCCCCGGACCAGCGTTTCAGGGCCGAGACGCAGGCTCACGCCGCGTTCATCCGCTTCCACGCCCTTGGCGCCCAGGAAGGCCTGCAGGTAAGGGTCCTGGAGCAGCTCGGCCTGGTCCACCGGGAATTTCAGCGGTCCGGTGGCGGCCAGCCGGGCCAGGTAGTCGCGGGCCTGCTGGGGCTGTCCAAGGCTGAGAAAGCCGGCAATGGTGTGCACCTGGTTGGCGAACTCGTGCCGCTGGGCCCGGAGGGCGGCGGACAGGGTGCCCACGGCGTCGAGCTGGCGGGTCAGCTGCTGGAGCTCGGTCCGGTCCCGCAGCATGAGAACCCAACCCAGGTCCTCGCGGCCGTGCAGCGCCTTCCGGGCGCTCGCCACCAGCACCCGGCCTCCGGCGACGAACTCCACCGCGTCGCCTTCCGCAGCGTCCGCCCGGGTGAGCCGCAGCAGCGGGGCGGGCACCTCTGCCTCTGCCCACGGCGTTCCGGTGAGATCGGGCCGGCCCAGCAGGCGCCGGGCGGCGGAGTTGAAAACGCTGATCCGGCCGTCCGCCGCGACGCCAATTACGCCGTCGTCGACGCCCTGCAGGACCGCCACCTGGTCGTGGACCAAAGTGCTGATTTCCTCCGGTTCCAGGCCCAGTGTCAGCCGCTGGAGGCGCCGGCGCAGCAGGAAGGAGGCGAGGACGCCCACCAGCAACGCACCGGCGGCGGTCAGGGCGATCGGAACGATGTCCCGGGCCAGGCTTTGGCCGATGGTCTCGGTGGAGTAGCCCACGCTGACCTCGCCCACCACGGTGTTCGAGTCCGGGGCGTACACCGGTACCTTGGCGCCGGCCGAGGGACCGAGGGTTCCGGTGTTCCGGGTAGTGACGTCCTTGCCGGAGAGGGCTTCGGAAGGGTCGGTGCTGACCCGTTCGCCCAGCCGCTCGGCGTCCGGGTGCGCCAGCCGCAAGCCGGTCTCGTCGGTGATCACCACAAACAGCGCGCCGGTGCGGGTGCGGGCGCCCTCTGCCGCGGCCATCAGGGGCCCGGCCAGGAGTTCAGCGGCCGGGGGAGTGCCGGGCCGGGCGCTGATGTCCTGGACATCCACCCGCACCTGCGGGTCCGAGGCTACGGTCCGGGCCAGCGTCAGGGCCTGGTTCTCCGCCTCGCGTCCCAACCGGTCGTAGGTCAGCCAGCCGTGGACGGCGCTGGTCAGGAGCACCACCAGCACCACCACCGCCAGCTGAAGCAACACGGTCTGGGTGGAAAACCGCAGGGGAGCGCGGCCGGTGAAACTCCGGACGGTGGAACGGAGCACAGCGGACCTCCTTGGGTGTGAGCACAATGCGCAAAATGCGTCCAACAAGCAGTATGCCAATCAAGGGAGGCAAAGGCCCGGCCGTGACGTGCGCCACTCTAACGTCTGTTGTACGCATCACACCGGGGTGGTGCGTACAACAACGAAGGAGCCGGCCGTGCTGGTATTACTAGGATTCACCATGATCGCGGTATTCATGGTGCTGATCATGACGAAGAAGCTGACGCCGGTCCTGGCGCTCATTCTCGTCCCCACCGTCTTTGGACTCTTCGCCGGCGCCGGGCTGGGCATCGGCCCCATGGTGATGGACTCCATGAAATCAATGACGTCCACGGCAGCCCTGCTCATGTTCGCCATCATCTACTTCGGCCTGATGATCGACGTCGGGCTCTTCGACCCCCTGGTGCGGTTCATCCTGCGCAAACTCGGCAACGACCCCGCCAAGGTGGTCCTCGGCACCGCCGTCCTCGCCGCCGCGGTTTCGCTCGACGGCGACGGCTCCACCACCTTTATTTTGACCACCGCGGCCATGCTGCCGGTCTACCTCCGCCTCAAGATGAGCCCCGTGGTCCTGACCTGCGTCGCCGGGCTGGCCAACGGCACCATGAACATCCTGCCGTGGGGCGGCCCCACCGCCCGTGCAGCCACCGCGCTGAAGCTTGACGTCAACGACGTCTTTGTTCCCATGATTCCGTCGCTGATCGCAGGACTCATCGTCGTGTTCGTCTTCGCCTGGCTCCTGGGCCTGCAGGAACGCAACCGGCTGCGCAGCGCCGCGCCGGAAATTTGGGGTACCGCTGACACGTTCGACGGCGGCTCGCCGCTGGGCGGCGCCGGCCGCTTCGGTTTCGGCCGCAAGTCCTCCGGCCCTGCCGGGGGCGCCCCCGCCGCCGGAAGCCCCTCAGCGGGCGGTTCCTCCGTCGCGGTCCTGGAACGCACCGAGGACCTGGTCGACGACCGCGATTCCGCCATGGCGGACACCGCACTGGACCCCAACCGCAAGACACTGCGTCCCAAGCTGTTCTGGTTCAACCTCGGCCTGACGGTTGCCGTCATGGTCACGCTCGTCGCCAACATCATTCCGCTCCCATTCGTCTTTATGGTGGGTTCCGCCATCGCCCTGCTGGTCAATTTCCCGAAGGTCAAGGACCAGGGCGCCCAGCTCATCGCGCACGCCCCGTCGATCGTTGCCGTCGTGAGTATGGTCATGGCCGCGGCAGTCCTCACCGGCGTCCTCAACGGCACCGGCATGGTCAAGGCGATGTCGGAATGGCTCGTCGCCATCATCCCCGCCGACATGGGTCCGTTCATGGCCATCATTACCGGCGTGCTGAGCATCCCCATGACGTTCTTCATGAGCAACGACGCCTTCTACTTCGGCGCACTGCCGGTGCTCAGCGAGACCGCGGCCCACTACGGCGTCAGCGCCGCGGACATGGCCCGCGCGTCCATCACCGGCCAGCCGTTCCACCTGCAGAGCCCCCTGGTCCCCGCGATCCTGCTGCTGGTTTCCCTCGCCAAGGTGGACCTGGGCGACCACCACAAGAAGGTCCTCTGGCGCACCGCGGTCATCTCCCTGATCATGTTGGGAGTCGGAGTCCTCACCGGAGCCATCGGCATCGGCTGACAACCCCACGAGCACCACAAAAAACAACGAGACTGTCGAATTCGGAGATTTTCCGGACCCGACAGTCTCGTTCGGTGCCGGTAGCGCGGCGGTGACGGGCCGGACGGCGGCGACCCCGAACCCACGTAGACTGGGACGGAAAATAATCCTTTACCTGCAGGGGAGATCCATGGCTGCGATCAACCGCGACGACGTCGCGCATCTCGCGCGACTCGCGCACATCGAGATGAGTGCTGAAGAGCTGGACCGGATGGCCGGCGAACTCGCCGTCATCGTCGATTCAGTGAAATCTGTAAGTGTTGCCGCCGGTGATGATGTCCCGGCCACGTCCCACCCCATCCCGCTGACGAACGTGTTCCGTGAGGACATCGTGGGCCACACTTTCACCGCCGAGCAGGCACTCTCCGGCGCCCCCGACGCGTACGAGGGCCGCTTCAAGGTCCCGGCAATCCTGGATGAGGGCTAAGAGCATGACTGAGAACAACGAACTGATCCGCTCCTCCGCCGCGACGCTGGCCAGCAAGCTCGCCGCCCGGGAGGTCACCGCCGTCGAGGTCACCCAGGCCCATCTGGACCGCATCGCCGCCGTCGACGGCAAGGTCCACGCCTTCCTCCACGTCAACACGGACGAGGCGCTCGCCGTCGCCGCCGAGGTGGACGCAATCCGCGCCGCCGGGGGCGCCGCCGCCAACGAGCTGCACGCCCTCGCCGGTGTGCCGATCGCCGTCAAGGACCTGATCGTCACCGTCGGCCAGCCCACCACCGCCGGCTCGAAGATCCTCGAAGGCTGGCACAGCCCCTACGACGCCACCGTGGTCAAGCGCCTGCGCGCCGCCAAAATGCCCATCCTGGGCAAAACCAACCTGGACGAATTCGCGATGGGCTCCTCCACCGAGCACTCCGCGTACGGCCCCACCCACAACCCCTGGGACCTGGACCGGATTCCTGGCGGCTCCGGCGGCGGTTCCGCTGCCGCCGTCGCGGCCTTCGAGGCCCCGCTGGCCCTCGGCACCGACACCGGCGGCTCCATCCGCCAGCCCGGCGCCGTTACCGGCACCGTCGGAGTGAAGCCCACCTACGGCGGCGTGTCCCGCTACGGTGCCATCGCCATGGCCTCCTCACTGGACCAGATCGGCCCGGTCTCGCGCACCGTGCTCGACTCCGCCCTGCTGCACCAGGTCATCGGCGGGCACGACCCGCATGACTCCACCTCGCTGCCGGACCCGCTCGAGGACCTCGTGGCCGCCGCGTCGATGGGCAACGTGCGGGGCATGAAGATCGGCATTATCAAGGAACTGCACGGCGAGGGCTACCAGGCCGGCGTCGAGAAGCGTTTCAACGAATCCCTCGAGCTGCTCAAGGCCGCCGGCGCGGAAATCGTTGAGGTCTCCTGCCCCAACTTCAAATACGCGCTGGGCGCCTACTACCTGATCATGCCCTCGGAGGCCTCCTCCAACCTCGCCAAGTTCGACGGCGTCCGGTACGGCCTGCGGGCCCTGCCCGAGGACGGCCCGATGACGATCGAACGCGTCATGGCTGCCACCCGCGCCGCGGGCTTCGGCGACGAGGTCAAGCGCCGCATCATCCTGGGCACCTACGCGCTGAGCGCCGGCTACTACGACGCCTACTACGGCTCGGCCCAGAAGGTGCGCACCCTGATCCAGCGCGACTTCGACGCCGCGTTCGCCCAGGCCGATGTGCTGATTTCCCCGACGGCGCCCACCACGGCCTTCAAGCTCGGTGAGAAGCTCAGCGATCCGCTGGCGATGTACCTCAACGACGTTGCCACCATTCCCGCCAACATGGCCGGCGTACCCGGGCTTTCCCTGCCCGGCGGCCTGGCCGAGGAGGACGGCCTGCCGGTGGGCGTCCAGCTGCTCGCCCCGGCCCGCCGGGACGCCCGGCTGTACCGCGTCGGCGCAGTCCTTGAATCCCTGCTGGAGGCCCAGTGGGGCGGCCCGCTGCTGGACCGTGCTCCTTCACTGACGGACGCCGCCGGCACTTCCCCCCGCAACGCCGCCCTGAGCCACGGAGGTTCCCGCTAATGACTGATGCAACCCTCAGCTTCGAAGAGGCGATGGAGAAGTACGATCCCGTCCTGGGCTTCGAGGTCCACGTCGAGCTCAACACCAAGACCAAGATGTTCTCCTCGGCTCCCAACGTCTTCGGCGACGAGCCCAACACGAACGTCAACGAGGTGGATTTGGGCATGCCCGGCGTGCTGCCCGTGGTGAACAAGACCGCGATTGAATCCTCCATCAAGATCGGCCTGGCGCTGAACTGCAAGATCGCTGAAACCTGCCGCTTCGCCCGGAAGAACTACTTCTACCCGGACACCCCGAAGAACTTCCAGACCTCCCAGTACGACGAGCCCATCGCGTACGACGGCTATCTGGACATTGAGCTCGCAGACGGCACCATGTTCCGCGTCGAAATCGAACGCGCCCACATGGAGGAGGATGCCGGCAAGCTCACCCACATGGGCGGCGCCACCGGCCGCATCCAGGGCGCGGATTACTCCCTCGTGGATTACAACCGCTCCGGTGTGCCGCTGGTCGAGATTGTCACCAAGCCGATCGAGGGTGCCGGCAGCCGGGCACCCGAACTCGCCAAGGCCTACGTGGCCGCGGTCCGCGAGATCGTCAAGAACCTCGGTGTTTCGGATGCGAAGATGGAGCGCGGCAACGTCCGCTGCGACGCCAACGTCTCGCTGCGCCCGCACGGCCGCGAACGCTTCGGCATCCGCTCCGAAACGAAGAACGTCAACTCGCTGCGCGCCGTCGAACACGCCGTCCGGTACGAGATCCAGCGACACGCCGCCGTGCTGGACTCCGGCGAACCGGTGATCCAGGAAACCCGCCACTGGCACGAAGACACCCGCTCCACCACCTCGGGCCGGCCCAAGTCCGACGCCGACGACTACCGTTACTTCCCGGAACCGGACCTCGTGCCGATTCTCGCGTCGCGGGAATGGGTTGAGGAGCTCCGGGCCACCCTGCCCGAGCCGCCGGCCGCGCGCCGCAAGCGCCTGCAGGCCGACTGGGGTTACTCGGACCTGGAGTTCCGTGACGTCGTCAACGCCGGCGTGATGGATGAAATCGAGGAAACCATTGCCGCCGGTGCCACCGCGACCGTGGCCCGCAAGTGGTGGATGGGCGAGATCGTGGGGCGTGCCAAGAACGCCGACGTCGACCCCGGCCAGCTCGGCGTCGCACCGACGACCATCGTGGAACTGAACACGATGGTCGAGGACGGCAAGATCAACAACAAGATGGCCACCGAGGTCCTCGACGGCGTACTGGCCGGCGAGGGCACCCCGGCGGAAATCGTGGCCAAGCGCGGCCTGGCCGTGGTCTCCGACGACGGCCCCCTGCTCGAGGCCATCGACGCGGCCCTCGCTGCCCAGCCCGGCGTCGCGGACAAGATCCGCGGGGGCAAGATCCAGGCGGTCGGCGCCATTGTGGGCGGCGTCATGAAGGCCACGCGCGGCCAGGCCGACGCCGGCCGGGTCCGTGAACTGATCCTGCAGCGCCTCGGCGTCGAAGGTTAGCGTCGGCGGCTAGGCCCTAGCCGCCCACCAGATCGGTCATGATGGCCTGCAACGCGTCGCAGACCATCATGACCGATCTGCGTTTAAGGTTCTCCGGACGGGCGAGGATGTCGATCCGCCGCCGGGTGCTGATGCCTTCCAAGGGCCGGAGCACAATATCCGGACTCAGCACCGGCCGGGCCGTGTACCGTGGCAGCAACCCGATCACGCTCCCGGTCACCACGAGTGCCGCCACGGTGGAGTAGTCGTTGATCCGGTGGACGATGTTCAGCTCCCGGCTGGAGACGGCAGCGACGGCGGAGAGCACGTCCGCAGGGGAGTAGCCTGCACGGCTGGTCACCCAGGGTTCGCCGACGACGTCGTCCGCCGTCACCGCCCGCTGCCCGGCCAGCCGGTGCCCGGCCGGCAAGGCCACGTCCAGCGGCTCATGGGCGAGCGGGATCACCGCCACCCGCTCCTCGGGCCAGCGCGGGCTGTGGTCCATCCGGTGGGCCAGCACCAGATCATACCGGGCCGTCAGGGCCGGAAAATCCTGCTGCGCCACGTCCTCGTCCGTGAGCAGGATCCGCGGCTGCCCCGGCCCGGCGAGCAGCCGGGCGAGCGGGGCGAACAGGGCCTGGCCGGCACTGTGGAACCCGCTCAGCGTCACCGGCGCCACCGGCGAGCCGTGGTACGCGCCGAGTGCCGTCCTCGCATCGGCCATGGCGCTGACGACGGCGGCTCCGGCGTCCGCCAGCACCTGCCCCGCCTCGGTCAGGACCAGGTTCCTGCCTTCCTTGCGGGTGAGCGGCACCTCGACGGATCTCTGCAGGGCTGCCAGCTGCTGGGACACCGCCGACGGGGTAACGAGCAGGGTTTCGGCGACGGCCTTGACGCTCCCCAGCGCGCCAAGCTCGCGGAGCATTTCCAGCTGGTGGATTTCCATGCAGCCAGTCTATGCACAAGGCTGGGCTTAACCGTCGATTGAGAAAATCCCGGTTGTACTAATGCGTTCCAGCGGCTCTAATGGGGGAAGTTGACTCCCATGCGCTGCCGCGGCAGCGGACCGAAGGTGCCTGGCCACGGGCGCAGTTAGGAAGGCCCATGAAGGCTCTTTACAAGGCAGGCGCCCATGCCGGTTTCGAACTGGTGGACCGGCCGGAACCGGAAACCGGCCCGGGCGAGGTCAAAATCCGCGTGCTGACCACCGGGATCTGCGGTACCGACCTGCACGTCCAGTCCTGGGACGCGTGGGCGCAGGGCATCATCAATGCCCCCCTGATCGCGGGGCATGAGTTCTACGGCGAAGTCGTGGAGGCCGGCGGTGACGTCCTGGACGTCAAGGTCGGTGACCGGGTCTCCGGCGAAGGCCATATCGTCTGCGGCATCTGCCGCAACTGCCGGGCAGGCCGCAAGCAGATGTGCATCAACACCGTCAGCGTCGGCGTCCAGCGCGACGGCGCGTTCGCAGAGTTCGTCGTGATTCCCGAGACCAACGTCTGGGTGCACCAGGACCCCTCCGTCACTCCGGAACTGGGAGCCATATTTGACCCCTTCGGCAACGCCGTCCATACCGCGCTGAGCTTCCCTCTGGTCGGCGAGGATGTGCTCATCACCGGCGCCGGGCCCATCGGGCTGATGGCCATCGCCGTGGCCCGCCATGCCGGCGCCCGCAAGATCGCCATCACCGACGTCTCTGCTCCGCGGCTGGAACTGGCCCGAAGCCTTGGCGTGGACCTCGCGATCGATGTCTCCACGACCCGGGTCAAGGACGCCCAGCGCGAGCTGGGCATGCGCGAGGGATTCGACATCGGCATGGAAATGTCCGGGCACCCCACAGCGCTGCCTGAGATGATCGAGAACATGAACCACGGCGGCCGGATCGCGATGCTGGGACTGCCCAGTCAGTCCATCGACATTGATTGGGGCAAAGTGGTCACGCATATGCTGACCATGAAGGGCATTTATGGCCGGGAAATGTTTGAGACCTGGTACGCGATGAGCGCCATGCTGTCCTCCAACCCGGTCCTGCGCGCCAACATCTCTGCCGTGGTCACGGACACCCTGCCGGCCACCGACTGGGAGAAGGGCTTCGACGTCGCCCGCGCCGGAGTGGGCGGCAAGGTGGTCCTCGACTGGACCTGCTTCTAACCCGCCGATCGCCAGGCCACACCGACCCACCAACTGAGGAGCCCACCGAAATGTATTCAGCCATCAAGGACCAGTTGCAGCACGAGCTGGACGAGATCCGCAGCGCCGGCCTGTTCAAGACCGAGCGTCATATTGACTCGCCGCAGGCCAACCACATCAAAGCCGGCCAAATCGGCGGCTCCAGCGCGGACGTGCTGAATTTCTGCGCCAACAACTATCTGGGTCTCGCGGACCACCCGGACATCATCGCAGCCGCCAAGTCCGCGATGGACGAGCGCGGCTTCGGCATGGCCAGCGTCCGGTTCATCTGCGGCACCCAGGACCTGCATCTGGCCCTTGAGGAGCGTGTCTCGAGGTTCCTCGGCACCGAGGACACCATCCTGTTCTCCAGCTGCTTCGACGCCAACGGCGGTGTGTTTGAATCGCTGTTCGGGCCGGAGGACGCTGTCATCTCCGACGCGCTGAACCACGCCTCGATCATCGACGGCATCCGGCTCTGCAAGGCCCAGCGCTTCCGCTACGCGAACCAGGACATGGCGGACCTGGAGGCCAAGTTAGTCGAGGCCAGCACCCAGGCGAACCCGGCCCGCCGCAAGATCATCGTCACGGACGGCGTCTTCTCCATGGACGGCTTCCTTGCCCCGCTCGAAGCCATCTGCGACCTCGCCGAAAAATATGACGCCATGGTCATGGTGGATGATTCCCACGCCGTCGGCTTCATGGGCGCCAGCGGGGCCGGCACCCCGGAGCACGCCGGCGTCTCGGACCGGGTGGACATCTACACCGGCACCTTCGGCAAAGCCCTGGGCGGCGCCTCCGGCGGGTACGTCTCCGGCCGCCGTGAAGTCGTCGCCATGCTCCGCCAGAAGGCCCGTCCCTACCTGTTCTCCAACTCGCTGGCCCCGGCCATCGTCGCGGCGACGCTCAAGGCCCTGGACCTCGTGGAGAACTCCGGCGAACTGCGCAGCAAACTCTTCGCCAACGCGGCCCTGTTCCGGCGCCGGATGTCCGAGGAAGGCTTCGGGCTGCTCCCGGGCGAGCACGCCATTGTGCCGGTGATGTTCGGAGATGCCGTGATGGCCGCCAAGGTGGCGGACGCCATGTTGCACAACGGTGTCTTCGTCACGGCTTTCAGCT is drawn from Micrococcaceae bacterium Sec5.8 and contains these coding sequences:
- a CDS encoding inositol monophosphatase family protein, whose protein sequence is MSAAHPAGSGDRPAALLDLAQRAAAAGAHVLAGRNAAGLDVSNKGDSGDWVTAFDLAAETAVRDVITAARPFDTITGEEGGTVLPASPSGYRWSVDPLDGTTNFIRNIVYYATSVAVADPDGVWLAGVVNAPALGRTYYALRGQGAWLKEAGRLTQLSGPVAGRTGQILATGFSYHPGVRAEQAAGLGSIMDGFADVRRLGSAALDLCLVADGTHDAYGERGLNEHDFAAGALIAEEAGCWVRRPRLTSPLAGGPSDDERLAAWTCAGTLELAGKFPL
- a CDS encoding GNAT family N-acetyltransferase produces the protein MHSQILIRSAVPADYDAIARITTDAYLAAGYFESADHPYMRQIQDVSRRAAHATIWVAERAGRVVGSVTLAVAGEPYADIALSDELEFRMLVVDPAVQRSGAGKAMVHAILDHARVLPGINAVALTTGLTWESAHGLYLKTGFQRAPDRDWIVPDTDIKLLVYRQELAGGTASAGEGR
- a CDS encoding response regulator, producing the protein MSEDFRVLIVDDDFHVAKLHAAYVDSVAGFLALAPAGSASQALQAIHSLRPDLVLLDVYLPDASGLDLLHQLDVDTMILSAASDTASLRVAFRRGALGYLLKPFTAESLSRQLRSYARYRRILAQPGNATQDTVERAKRALIPGDVPVTAKPRSATEAAVLESLEPDEQYSAAEVAARVGVSRATAQRYLSALADDGAVDIQLRYGSTGRPEHRYGLPPGTGT
- a CDS encoding sensor histidine kinase, which codes for MLRSTVRSFTGRAPLRFSTQTVLLQLAVVVLVVLLTSAVHGWLTYDRLGREAENQALTLARTVASDPQVRVDVQDISARPGTPPAAELLAGPLMAAAEGARTRTGALFVVITDETGLRLAHPDAERLGERVSTDPSEALSGKDVTTRNTGTLGPSAGAKVPVYAPDSNTVVGEVSVGYSTETIGQSLARDIVPIALTAAGALLVGVLASFLLRRRLQRLTLGLEPEEISTLVHDQVAVLQGVDDGVIGVAADGRISVFNSAARRLLGRPDLTGTPWAEAEVPAPLLRLTRADAAEGDAVEFVAGGRVLVASARKALHGREDLGWVLMLRDRTELQQLTRQLDAVGTLSAALRAQRHEFANQVHTIAGFLSLGQPQQARDYLARLAATGPLKFPVDQAELLQDPYLQAFLGAKGVEADERGVSLRLGPETLVRGQVTEPQEVTTVLGNLIDNAVNAAVGGSAPERWVEVEVLDEPGAGGGTLLIVVGDSGDGLPDAPGDRAVDDRAVGDDAVFAEGFSTAKRPARAGAGQGLGLALARQLARRRGGDVRVLDRGSAGGPGAVFMATLPGTIQFNEKDNDV
- a CDS encoding CitMHS family transporter translates to MLVLLGFTMIAVFMVLIMTKKLTPVLALILVPTVFGLFAGAGLGIGPMVMDSMKSMTSTAALLMFAIIYFGLMIDVGLFDPLVRFILRKLGNDPAKVVLGTAVLAAAVSLDGDGSTTFILTTAAMLPVYLRLKMSPVVLTCVAGLANGTMNILPWGGPTARAATALKLDVNDVFVPMIPSLIAGLIVVFVFAWLLGLQERNRLRSAAPEIWGTADTFDGGSPLGGAGRFGFGRKSSGPAGGAPAAGSPSAGGSSVAVLERTEDLVDDRDSAMADTALDPNRKTLRPKLFWFNLGLTVAVMVTLVANIIPLPFVFMVGSAIALLVNFPKVKDQGAQLIAHAPSIVAVVSMVMAAAVLTGVLNGTGMVKAMSEWLVAIIPADMGPFMAIITGVLSIPMTFFMSNDAFYFGALPVLSETAAHYGVSAADMARASITGQPFHLQSPLVPAILLLVSLAKVDLGDHHKKVLWRTAVISLIMLGVGVLTGAIGIG
- the gatC gene encoding Asp-tRNA(Asn)/Glu-tRNA(Gln) amidotransferase subunit GatC, which gives rise to MAAINRDDVAHLARLAHIEMSAEELDRMAGELAVIVDSVKSVSVAAGDDVPATSHPIPLTNVFREDIVGHTFTAEQALSGAPDAYEGRFKVPAILDEG